One Streptomyces sp. NBC_01217 genomic region harbors:
- a CDS encoding TetR/AcrR family transcriptional regulator has translation MTTAKRDTYTPETLLTVAVRVFNERGYDGTSMEHLSKAAGISKSSIYHHVAGKEELLRRAVSRALDGLFGILDEPGATQGRAIERVEYVTRRTVDVLIAELPYVTLLLRVRGNTKAERWAMERRREFDHRVTDLLRAAVADGDLRSDVDIRLVTRLLFGMVNSLVEWYRPQPDGGVEGEMLADTLVRVAFEGMRSSR, from the coding sequence ATGACCACGGCCAAGCGGGACACGTACACCCCGGAGACTCTGCTCACCGTCGCCGTCCGTGTCTTCAACGAGCGCGGCTATGACGGCACGTCCATGGAACATCTCTCCAAGGCGGCGGGCATTTCCAAGTCGTCCATCTATCACCACGTCGCGGGCAAGGAGGAATTGCTCCGGCGTGCGGTCAGTCGGGCGCTGGACGGGCTCTTCGGAATTCTCGACGAGCCGGGAGCGACGCAGGGGCGCGCGATCGAGCGGGTCGAGTACGTCACCCGTCGTACCGTCGATGTGCTGATAGCCGAACTGCCCTACGTCACGCTGTTGCTGCGCGTAAGGGGCAATACGAAGGCCGAGCGCTGGGCCATGGAACGGCGGCGCGAGTTCGACCACCGGGTGACCGATCTGCTCAGGGCGGCGGTCGCGGACGGCGATCTCCGCTCGGACGTGGACATACGGCTGGTGACCCGGCTGCTCTTCGGGATGGTCAACTCCCTGGTGGAGTGGTATCGGCCGCAGCCGGACGGCGGCGTGGAAGGCGAAATGCTGGCGGACACGCTCGTCCGGGTGGCCTTCGAGGGGATGCGTTCCAGCCGCTGA
- a CDS encoding NTP transferase domain-containing protein — protein MTAYDVIVLAGGAAKRLGGADKPGIRVGGRSLLDRVLAACADASTTVVVGGRRPTVRAVTWTREEPQGGGPLAALDAGVRRTSAERVLVLSADLPFLGDNTVKTLLTAAGDGQRDGALCIDQDGRDQPLVAAYRAEPLRRELALIATEHGTLSGLPLRLLTNELDLARVEAGPLASFDCDTWEDIASARARIREHGTVLDEWITAVKNELGIELDVDTGVLLDLARDAAHGVARPAAPLTTFLVGYAAAKASSDGDGPAAVAEAARKAAALALRWADENETQ, from the coding sequence ATGACCGCGTATGACGTCATCGTCCTTGCCGGAGGGGCCGCCAAGCGGCTCGGCGGCGCCGACAAGCCCGGAATCCGGGTCGGTGGGCGCTCGCTGCTCGACCGGGTGCTCGCGGCCTGCGCCGACGCCTCGACCACCGTGGTGGTGGGCGGGCGGCGCCCCACTGTGCGCGCGGTGACGTGGACGCGCGAAGAACCGCAGGGCGGAGGTCCGTTGGCCGCGCTCGACGCCGGGGTCCGGCGTACCTCGGCGGAACGGGTTCTCGTACTCTCCGCCGATCTGCCGTTCCTCGGGGACAACACCGTCAAAACACTGCTGACCGCCGCCGGGGACGGGCAGCGGGACGGGGCCCTGTGCATCGATCAGGACGGTCGCGACCAGCCTCTCGTCGCCGCCTACCGTGCCGAACCGCTGCGCCGCGAGCTCGCCCTGATCGCCACCGAGCACGGCACTCTGTCCGGACTCCCCCTGCGATTGCTGACGAACGAACTCGACCTTGCCCGGGTGGAGGCCGGCCCCCTCGCCTCCTTCGACTGCGACACCTGGGAGGACATCGCCTCGGCCCGGGCCCGGATCAGAGAGCATGGGACCGTGCTGGACGAATGGATCACCGCAGTCAAGAACGAACTGGGCATCGAACTCGACGTCGACACCGGCGTCCTGCTCGACCTCGCCCGCGACGCCGCCCACGGAGTCGCCCGGCCCGCCGCACCCCTGACGACCTTCCTGGTCGGGTACGCGGCGGCGAAGGCGAGCAGCGACGGCGACGGCCCGGCGGCGGTGGCTGAGGCCGCCCGCAAGGCCGCCGCGCTCGCCCTCCGGTGGGCGGACGAGAACGAGACGCAATGA
- a CDS encoding alpha-ketoacid dehydrogenase subunit beta: MTTAAAPAGERAAKARPATMAQALGRALRDSMAQDPTVHVLGEDVGTLGGVFRITDGLAKEFGEDRCTDTPLAEAGILGTAVGMAMYGLRPVVEMQFDAFAYPAFEQLISHVAKMRNRTAGAMPLPITVRVPYGGGIGGVEHHSDSSEAYYMATPGLHVVMPATVEDAYGLLRASIASDDPVVFLEPKRLYWSKADWSPEAPVAVEPIGRAVVRRPGRSATLITYGPSLPVCMEAAEAAVEEGWDLEVVDLRSLVPFDDETVAASVRRTGRAVVVHESSGFGGPGGEIAARVTERCFHHLEAPVLRVAGFDIPYPPPMQERHHLPGVDRVLDAVARLQWEAES; encoded by the coding sequence ATGACCACGGCAGCGGCGCCGGCCGGAGAGCGTGCGGCGAAGGCAAGACCCGCCACCATGGCGCAGGCGCTCGGGCGAGCGCTGCGCGACTCGATGGCCCAGGATCCGACGGTGCACGTCCTCGGTGAGGACGTCGGCACCCTCGGCGGGGTGTTCCGGATCACCGACGGTCTGGCGAAGGAGTTCGGCGAGGACCGGTGCACGGACACCCCGCTGGCCGAGGCGGGCATCCTCGGCACGGCCGTCGGCATGGCGATGTACGGGCTGCGGCCCGTAGTGGAGATGCAGTTCGACGCCTTCGCCTATCCGGCGTTCGAGCAGCTCATCAGCCATGTCGCGAAGATGCGGAACCGGACGGCCGGTGCCATGCCGTTGCCGATCACGGTCCGGGTGCCGTACGGCGGCGGGATCGGCGGCGTCGAGCACCACAGCGACTCCTCCGAGGCGTACTACATGGCGACGCCCGGTCTCCACGTCGTCATGCCCGCCACGGTCGAGGACGCGTACGGGCTGCTGAGGGCCTCGATCGCCTCCGACGACCCGGTGGTCTTCCTGGAGCCCAAGCGGCTCTACTGGTCGAAGGCGGACTGGTCGCCCGAGGCGCCGGTGGCCGTGGAGCCGATCGGACGGGCTGTCGTACGCCGGCCAGGTCGCAGCGCGACGCTGATCACGTACGGGCCGTCGCTGCCGGTCTGTATGGAGGCCGCGGAAGCGGCCGTCGAAGAGGGCTGGGATCTCGAAGTCGTAGACCTGCGCTCGCTGGTGCCGTTCGACGACGAGACCGTCGCCGCTTCCGTACGGCGTACGGGGCGCGCCGTCGTCGTCCATGAGTCCTCCGGTTTCGGCGGTCCCGGCGGCGAGATCGCGGCCCGGGTCACCGAACGCTGCTTCCACCATCTGGAGGCGCCGGTGCTGCGGGTCGCCGGGTTCGACATTCCATATCCGCCGCCGATGCAGGAGCGGCACCATCTGCCGGGCGTGGACCGGGTGCTCGACGCGGTCGCCCGTTTGCAGTGGGAGGCGGAGAGCTGA
- a CDS encoding alpha/beta hydrolase family protein, translating to MLAHQSDGTACQWKDKADELHRVGYRVLAVDSAGQEVSEIVGAAAYLRGKGVEKLLLMGASKGGAAVLAAAPAIRPQPDAVIALSAPTFYSGMNALDAVPKLTAPVLYMAAEYDGSFGEDAKELDKAGAKGAEHKLVYVRGAGEHGVALLDSVENWATVRAFLKKYGS from the coding sequence GTGCTCGCGCACCAGTCCGACGGCACGGCCTGTCAGTGGAAGGACAAGGCCGACGAGCTGCACCGGGTCGGCTATCGGGTGCTCGCGGTCGATTCGGCGGGCCAGGAGGTCTCCGAGATTGTCGGAGCGGCCGCGTATCTGCGCGGCAAGGGTGTGGAGAAGCTACTGCTGATGGGGGCGTCCAAGGGAGGCGCCGCCGTGCTCGCGGCCGCGCCCGCGATACGGCCGCAGCCGGACGCGGTGATCGCGCTCTCCGCGCCGACGTTCTACTCCGGCATGAACGCGCTGGACGCCGTCCCGAAGCTGACCGCCCCGGTGCTCTACATGGCCGCCGAGTACGACGGCTCCTTCGGGGAGGACGCGAAGGAGCTGGACAAGGCCGGAGCCAAGGGAGCGGAGCACAAGCTGGTCTACGTCAGAGGTGCGGGCGAGCACGGGGTGGCGCTGCTCGACAGCGTGGAGAACTGGGCCACGGTCCGGGCATTCCTCAAGAAGTACGGATCCTGA
- the pdhA gene encoding pyruvate dehydrogenase (acetyl-transferring) E1 component subunit alpha, with protein MTVQELPGAAAYRPTPPPAWKPLTDPAPLLPDPEPYRVLGTDAVADADPELLLRLYAELVRGRRYNAQATALTKQGRLAVYPSSTGQEACEIAAALVLEERDWLFPSYRDTLAAVARGLDPVEALTLLRGDRHTGYDPREHRIAPLCTPLATQLPHAVGLAHAARLKGDDVVALAMVGDGGTSEGDFHEALNFAAVWQAPVVFLVQNNGFAISVPLAKQTAAPSLAHKAVGYGMPGRLVDGNDAAAVHQVLGEAVERARSGGGPTLVEAVTYRMDAHTNADDATRYRVDSEVEAWRAHDPIQLLERELTGRGLLGDDGIEEARAAAERMAAALRERMNADPVLDPMDLFAHVYAEQTTQLREQAARLRVELEAEQDQHGHDDVEEGR; from the coding sequence ATGACGGTCCAAGAGCTGCCCGGCGCGGCTGCTTACCGGCCCACGCCGCCCCCGGCCTGGAAGCCGCTCACCGACCCCGCGCCGTTGCTCCCGGACCCCGAGCCGTACCGCGTGCTCGGTACGGATGCCGTGGCCGATGCCGACCCCGAGCTGCTGCTGCGGCTCTACGCGGAGCTGGTCCGCGGCCGGCGGTACAACGCGCAGGCCACCGCTCTCACCAAGCAGGGCAGGCTCGCCGTCTACCCGTCGAGCACGGGGCAGGAGGCCTGCGAGATAGCGGCCGCGCTGGTGCTGGAGGAGCGGGACTGGCTCTTTCCCAGCTACCGCGACACGCTGGCGGCCGTGGCGCGCGGCCTGGACCCGGTCGAGGCACTGACGCTGCTGCGCGGCGACCGGCACACCGGTTACGACCCGCGCGAGCACCGCATCGCCCCGCTCTGCACCCCCCTCGCTACCCAGCTGCCGCACGCCGTGGGCCTGGCGCACGCGGCGCGCCTCAAGGGCGACGATGTGGTGGCGCTGGCCATGGTCGGTGACGGCGGGACCAGCGAGGGCGATTTCCACGAGGCGCTGAATTTCGCGGCCGTCTGGCAGGCCCCGGTCGTTTTCCTTGTACAGAACAACGGCTTCGCCATCTCCGTGCCGCTCGCGAAGCAGACCGCTGCTCCGTCCCTGGCGCACAAGGCCGTGGGATACGGGATGCCGGGCCGGCTGGTCGACGGCAATGACGCGGCCGCCGTGCACCAGGTCCTCGGTGAGGCGGTGGAGCGGGCCCGCAGTGGTGGCGGTCCGACGCTTGTCGAGGCGGTGACGTACCGCATGGACGCCCATACGAACGCCGACGACGCCACGCGCTATCGCGTCGACAGCGAAGTGGAGGCGTGGCGTGCGCACGATCCGATCCAGCTCCTGGAGCGGGAGCTGACCGGGCGGGGGCTGCTGGGTGACGACGGGATCGAGGAGGCGCGTGCGGCCGCTGAGCGGATGGCTGCCGCTCTGCGTGAGCGGATGAACGCCGATCCGGTGCTCGACCCGATGGATCTCTTCGCCCATGTCTACGCGGAACAGACCACGCAACTGCGGGAGCAGGCTGCCCGGTTGCGTGTCGAGCTGGAGGCCGAGCAGGACCAGCACGGTCACGACGACGTGGAGGAAGGGCGATGA
- a CDS encoding Lrp/AsnC family transcriptional regulator — MADGGQDPGQVPPARPLDAVDRDILRLLQTDGRASIRSVADRVHVSRANAYARINRLIDDGVIRGFSARVNHERAGQGASAYITLKIVQNSWRTVREQLQALPGATHIALVSGDFDVLLLVHTPDNRSLRELVLTRIQAIPEVLSTRTLLVFEETDLAPGPDRPTELA, encoded by the coding sequence ATGGCCGATGGGGGCCAGGACCCCGGCCAGGTTCCGCCCGCGCGCCCGCTCGATGCCGTCGATCGCGACATCCTGCGACTGCTCCAGACGGACGGCCGCGCCTCGATACGGTCGGTCGCCGATCGCGTCCATGTGTCCAGGGCCAACGCCTATGCCCGCATCAACCGGCTCATCGACGACGGCGTGATCCGCGGTTTCAGCGCGCGCGTGAACCATGAGCGGGCGGGTCAGGGCGCCTCCGCGTACATCACGCTCAAGATCGTCCAGAATTCCTGGCGTACCGTGCGCGAACAGCTCCAGGCACTGCCGGGGGCCACGCACATCGCGCTGGTCAGCGGCGACTTCGATGTCCTGCTGCTGGTGCACACCCCGGACAACCGGTCGCTGCGCGAGCTGGTCCTGACCAGGATCCAGGCCATCCCGGAGGTGCTCTCCACCCGCACACTTCTGGTGTTCGAGGAGACGGACCTGGCCCCGGGCCCGGACAGACCCACCGAGCTCGCCTGA
- a CDS encoding dihydrolipoamide acetyltransferase family protein, which produces MPQVLEFRLPDLGEGLTEAEIVRWLVEVGDVVAIDQPVVEVETAKAMVEVPCPYGGVVTARFGEEGAELPVGAPLLTVAVGTDAGAEAVVSAAGPGGGAGSGVGTGSGSGAAEASGNVLVGYGTGAPVARRRRVRPQTTAAPVAARVTDSAAEATAVAAVVSVTVPDVAQGPVAVVSPLVRKLARQHDLDLRQLAGSGPDGLILRADVESAIRALAEGPAAAIPAPVPSVVSVPEPGPVSEATAGTAAERIPLRGVRGAVADKLARSRREIPDATCWVDADATELMAARAAMNSAGGPAAGPKVSVLALLARICTAALARFPELNSTVDLEAREIVRLPEVHLGFAAQTERGLVVPVVRDAQVRNAESIGAEITRLTEAARTGKLTPAELTGGTFTLNNYGVFGVDGSTPIINHPEAAMLGVGRIVPKPWVHEGELAVRQVVQLSLTFDHRVCDGGTAGGFLRYVADCVEQPAVLLRTL; this is translated from the coding sequence ATGCCGCAGGTACTCGAATTCAGGCTGCCGGATCTCGGTGAGGGGCTCACCGAGGCGGAGATCGTGCGCTGGCTGGTGGAGGTCGGCGATGTCGTCGCCATCGACCAGCCGGTCGTCGAGGTCGAGACGGCCAAGGCGATGGTGGAGGTGCCGTGCCCGTACGGGGGCGTGGTGACCGCGCGGTTCGGTGAGGAGGGTGCGGAACTTCCGGTCGGTGCACCGCTGTTGACGGTGGCAGTGGGCACGGACGCCGGTGCTGAGGCGGTGGTGTCCGCTGCGGGGCCGGGCGGCGGGGCAGGCTCCGGGGTCGGTACTGGTTCCGGTTCCGGTGCGGCGGAGGCGTCCGGGAATGTGCTGGTCGGGTACGGGACGGGCGCACCGGTGGCGCGCCGCCGACGAGTCCGTCCCCAAACGACGGCGGCGCCTGTTGCCGCACGCGTGACGGATTCGGCTGCAGAAGCGACTGCGGTTGCGGCAGTGGTTTCTGTGACTGTTCCGGACGTGGCGCAGGGGCCGGTGGCCGTCGTTTCCCCCCTGGTGCGGAAGCTGGCGCGGCAGCATGATCTCGATCTGCGACAGCTGGCGGGCTCCGGTCCCGACGGGCTGATCCTGCGGGCCGATGTCGAATCCGCGATCAGGGCGCTGGCAGAGGGTCCGGCGGCTGCCATACCGGCCCCGGTCCCGTCCGTGGTCTCGGTGCCGGAGCCGGGTCCGGTTTCGGAAGCGACTGCGGGTACAGCCGCGGAGCGGATTCCGTTGCGCGGTGTCCGGGGTGCGGTCGCCGACAAGTTGGCGCGCAGCCGGCGGGAGATCCCCGACGCCACGTGCTGGGTCGACGCCGACGCCACCGAGCTGATGGCGGCCAGAGCCGCGATGAACAGCGCCGGTGGTCCGGCCGCCGGGCCCAAGGTGTCGGTGCTCGCCCTGCTGGCGCGTATCTGCACCGCCGCGCTGGCCCGGTTCCCCGAGCTGAATTCCACGGTGGACCTGGAAGCGCGGGAGATCGTGCGGCTGCCGGAGGTTCATCTCGGGTTCGCGGCCCAGACCGAGCGGGGCCTGGTCGTCCCTGTCGTACGGGATGCGCAGGTCCGGAACGCGGAGTCGATCGGGGCCGAGATCACCCGGCTGACCGAGGCGGCCCGGACAGGGAAGCTGACCCCGGCGGAGCTGACCGGCGGCACGTTCACGCTGAACAACTACGGAGTGTTCGGAGTCGACGGCTCGACCCCGATCATCAACCACCCGGAGGCGGCGATGCTGGGCGTCGGCCGGATCGTGCCCAAGCCGTGGGTGCACGAGGGCGAGCTGGCCGTACGCCAGGTCGTCCAGCTGTCCCTGACCTTCGACCACCGGGTCTGCGACGGCGGCACGGCGGGCGGCTTCCTGCGCTACGTGGCCGACTGCGTGGAACAACCGGCGGTGCTGCTGCGCACGTTGTAG